Proteins found in one Herbiconiux sp. A18JL235 genomic segment:
- a CDS encoding TetR/AcrR family transcriptional regulator — protein MSETKTRMPADERRELILDAATAVFGDAGYYGATTDAVARAAGVSQPYVVRMFGTKEQLFLDVLGRGLERIFAAFREAIAGDPEVPLERRLGLAYFALTADRGILLCLMHAFALGADAVIGPAARCGFLDVYRLLRDEAGMTPEQANGFLAGGMLANVVLGVRMFDDFDTDPDVRELMTSVFPEKLDLVRASHPPVRSGAPPRAG, from the coding sequence GTGAGCGAGACGAAGACGAGGATGCCCGCCGACGAGCGCCGGGAGCTCATCCTCGACGCGGCGACCGCCGTCTTCGGCGATGCCGGCTACTACGGCGCGACGACGGATGCGGTGGCCCGCGCCGCCGGCGTCAGCCAGCCCTACGTCGTGCGCATGTTCGGCACGAAGGAGCAGCTGTTCCTCGACGTGCTGGGCCGGGGCCTCGAGCGCATCTTCGCCGCCTTCCGCGAGGCCATCGCCGGCGACCCCGAGGTGCCGCTCGAGCGCCGCCTCGGCCTCGCCTACTTCGCGCTGACCGCCGACCGCGGCATCCTGCTCTGCCTCATGCACGCGTTCGCACTGGGGGCCGACGCCGTGATCGGGCCCGCCGCCCGCTGCGGGTTCCTCGACGTGTACCGCCTGCTGCGCGACGAGGCCGGCATGACCCCCGAGCAGGCGAACGGGTTTCTCGCGGGCGGCATGCTCGCCAACGTGGTGCTCGGCGTGCGCATGTTCGACGACTTCGACACCGACCCCGACGTGCGGGAGCTCATGACCTCGGTCTTTCCCGAGAAGCTCGACCTCGTGCGCGCCTCGCACCCGCCCGTGCGCAGCGGCGCACCGCCGCGCGCCGGCTGA
- the glgP gene encoding alpha-glucan family phosphorylase, which yields MKAIRRFTVRSVLPESLGALGELAANLRWAWHEPTRQIFAHISPDDWKATLGDPVALLGAVRPERLEQLAADPGFVAWANSLRDDLNAYLTEPRWYQGLEGPRPGSIGYFSPEFGIAAALPQYSGGLGILAGDHLKAASDLGVPIIGVGLFYRSGYFSQAISRDGWQEESYPVLDPDGLPLSVLRQADGTAAQIVLALPGGRALYARIWQAQVGRVRLLMLDTDIPDNDDDLRSVTDRLYGGGGEHRLLQELLLGIGGVRALEVLAELTDSPMPEVYHTNEGHAGFQGLERISNLIGGGLSFDEALQVVRAGTVFTTHTPVPAGIDRFERSLVERYFSTDMLPGLEVESVLALGAEDYEGGSPEVFNMAVMGLRLGQRANGVSKLHGEVSRGMFAGLWPGFDKADVPITSVTNGVHAPTWTDPLLQELARTKLGTGDTTTADWASDAVTDAELWAVRGDMRRQLVHDARRRVTEAWREQNPDSIPPAWYQGLLDPQVLTIGFARRVPTYKRLTLMLHDPVRLKSILLNPERPVQFVVAGKSHPADEEGKRLIQKFVQFASDPEVRQRIVFLPNYDIGMAQLLYPGTDVWLNNPLRPLEACGTSGMKAALNGGLNLSILDGWWAEYYDGEDGWAIPTADSAGDGEERDALEAEALYDLLENQVAPRFYDRDADGIPEHWMQSIRHTLAALSPELSAERMVREYVERLYVPAAEAERAMTADDHEAARELSLWKERVRAAWSGVSVNHVESGGLDDTPQVGDVLHVRAHVGLDGLTPHDVAVEVVYGHAVHGDDISDAATVELTTSSTPSSSAEAGGEYVYSGTVELSRAGSFGYTVRVVPKHANLASPAELGLIAVAR from the coding sequence TTCCCGAGTCGCTGGGGGCACTCGGCGAGCTCGCGGCGAATCTCCGCTGGGCGTGGCACGAACCCACCCGGCAGATCTTCGCCCACATCTCGCCCGACGACTGGAAGGCGACCCTCGGCGACCCGGTCGCTCTTCTCGGCGCGGTGCGCCCCGAACGCCTCGAGCAGCTCGCCGCCGACCCCGGGTTCGTCGCCTGGGCCAACAGCCTCCGCGACGACCTGAACGCGTACCTCACCGAACCGCGCTGGTACCAGGGTCTCGAGGGCCCACGCCCCGGCAGCATCGGCTACTTCTCGCCCGAGTTCGGCATCGCCGCCGCGCTGCCTCAGTACTCCGGTGGTCTCGGCATCCTGGCGGGTGACCACCTCAAGGCCGCCTCCGACCTCGGCGTGCCCATCATCGGCGTCGGCCTGTTCTACCGCTCGGGCTACTTCTCGCAGGCGATCTCCCGCGACGGCTGGCAGGAGGAGAGCTACCCGGTGCTCGACCCCGACGGCCTGCCGCTGTCGGTGCTGCGCCAGGCCGACGGCACCGCCGCCCAGATCGTGCTCGCCCTCCCCGGCGGCCGAGCGCTCTACGCCCGCATCTGGCAGGCTCAGGTGGGCCGGGTGCGGCTGCTCATGCTCGACACCGACATCCCCGACAACGACGACGACCTCAGGAGCGTCACCGACCGGCTCTACGGCGGCGGCGGGGAGCACCGTCTGCTGCAGGAGCTGCTTCTCGGTATCGGTGGTGTGCGCGCCCTCGAAGTGCTCGCCGAGCTCACCGACTCGCCGATGCCCGAGGTCTACCACACCAACGAGGGCCACGCCGGGTTCCAGGGCCTCGAGCGCATCTCGAACCTCATCGGCGGCGGGCTCTCCTTCGACGAGGCGCTCCAGGTGGTGCGCGCCGGCACCGTGTTCACCACGCACACGCCGGTGCCCGCGGGCATCGACCGCTTCGAGCGCTCGCTCGTGGAGCGCTACTTCTCGACCGACATGCTGCCGGGGCTCGAGGTGGAGAGCGTGCTGGCCCTCGGCGCCGAGGACTATGAGGGCGGTTCGCCCGAGGTGTTCAACATGGCCGTGATGGGGCTGCGCCTCGGCCAGCGCGCCAACGGGGTGTCGAAGCTCCACGGGGAGGTGAGCCGGGGCATGTTCGCCGGGCTCTGGCCGGGCTTCGACAAGGCCGACGTGCCGATCACCTCGGTGACTAACGGCGTGCACGCCCCCACCTGGACCGACCCGCTGCTGCAGGAGCTCGCCCGCACGAAGCTCGGCACGGGCGACACCACGACCGCCGACTGGGCCTCCGACGCCGTCACCGACGCCGAGCTCTGGGCGGTGCGCGGTGACATGCGCCGCCAGCTGGTGCACGACGCACGCCGGCGGGTGACCGAGGCGTGGCGTGAGCAGAACCCCGACAGCATCCCGCCCGCCTGGTACCAGGGGCTGCTCGACCCGCAGGTGCTCACCATCGGCTTCGCGCGGCGTGTGCCCACCTACAAGCGGCTCACCCTCATGCTGCACGACCCCGTGCGGCTGAAGTCGATCCTGCTGAACCCCGAGCGACCGGTGCAGTTCGTGGTGGCCGGCAAGTCGCATCCGGCCGACGAGGAGGGCAAGCGGCTCATCCAGAAGTTCGTGCAGTTCGCCTCAGACCCCGAGGTGCGCCAGCGCATCGTCTTCCTGCCGAACTACGACATCGGCATGGCTCAGCTGCTCTACCCGGGAACCGACGTCTGGCTGAACAACCCGCTGCGGCCCCTCGAGGCCTGCGGCACCTCGGGGATGAAGGCGGCGCTGAACGGGGGGCTCAACCTCTCCATCCTCGACGGCTGGTGGGCCGAGTACTACGACGGGGAGGACGGCTGGGCCATCCCCACCGCCGACTCCGCGGGCGACGGCGAGGAGCGCGACGCCCTCGAGGCCGAGGCGCTCTACGACCTGCTCGAGAACCAGGTGGCGCCGCGCTTCTACGACCGCGACGCCGACGGCATCCCCGAACACTGGATGCAGTCGATCCGTCACACGCTCGCCGCCCTCTCGCCCGAGCTGAGCGCCGAGCGCATGGTGCGCGAGTACGTCGAGCGGCTGTACGTCCCGGCCGCCGAGGCCGAGCGTGCCATGACCGCCGACGACCACGAAGCTGCCCGCGAGCTGTCGCTGTGGAAGGAGCGCGTGCGCGCCGCCTGGTCGGGCGTGTCGGTGAACCACGTCGAGTCGGGCGGGCTCGACGACACCCCGCAGGTGGGCGACGTGCTGCACGTGCGGGCCCACGTCGGGCTCGACGGCCTCACCCCGCACGATGTCGCGGTCGAGGTGGTCTACGGGCACGCGGTGCACGGCGACGACATCTCCGACGCCGCGACGGTGGAGCTGACCACCTCGTCGACGCCGTCGTCTTCGGCGGAGGCGGGCGGGGAGTACGTCTACTCCGGCACGGTGGAGCTCTCGCGGGCGGGCTCGTTCGGGTACACGGTACGCGTCGTGCCGAAGCACGCAAACCTCGCGTCGCCTGCCGAGCTCGGGCTCATCGCGGTCGCGCGCTGA